Below is a genomic region from Aquila chrysaetos chrysaetos chromosome 13, bAquChr1.4, whole genome shotgun sequence.
CACTGCTGCGGGAGCAAGGATGCTTGTCCACACACTGCGCACCCTGGTGCATGGCAAGCCCTGGGGTGTGTGCCATACCGCTGGCTCTGCACCCACAGGACACGGGGGCCGGGCAGAAAGCACCCAGCTCAGCCCCGAGCCCAGCACAGCTACTCTCACCAAGCAGGTGCAGGGGACCATTGCTCCACAGCAAGAGTTTCCCTCTGGCAAGGGCAAGAAACTGTCTTTACAGGGACCATTTTTCTTACTCAGTCCCACAGCACTTCTCAGATCTTTACCCCACCTGAAGGACTCTTCCCTGAGCCATAGGCATGTGAGTTTCCTTGTGCCAGAGCCTACACAGCCTGGGCAGGCCCCAGGTACAGGAGAACTCAGGACTCAAAACACATCTGAAGCTTGTGTAGAGGCAGCTCAGGCTGAACTGGAAGGGAAAGGTGTCAAATCCCTTGGGGCAGAAAGAGCGTCGCAGGCCAGGGCTGCCAGCTGCGCCCAACCCCCTGCTGCCGctgagagcagaaggaaagaggggtgaggggaaaaaagaagtgaagcTCTGCAAGAGGGGTTTGATCCTTTTTAATAGGAGACGTGGaaacacagcacaaagcagagcacagcagccccagcccctgggcCAGCAGTACAGGCATGTCTGCTTGCCACCACCTGGCCAGGAAGACCATGCCAACCATGCCGGGCCATGGGGAATGGGCATAGTGACCCTGGGGACGGGAGCCCCAGGGGCAGGGAAAGAGGTTCAACCCTTGCCCCAGGCTGTAAAACGAATCTCACTCCAACTGTAGGTCCCTGAGCCTGTTCTCTTGCCCTGTAGCAAAGCTTGCGTTATCTGGAGCATAGCTTCACACTACATCTACTCTTAATTCTCCGAAGATACCACCAGAAGCATCTCAATCACAGAGGGGACAAGGGGAGCCTGGTGTCTAATCCAACTTTGATTTCTCCTGCATAGGATGGTGTGGCAGCAAGCCTAATTTCTTTGCAGCAGAGCCTTCACAGGGCAGCAACCCGAGCAGCGCAAGGTGGAGCTGAGCACTGCTCTGCACTGGGGACCGCAGAGAGCAGTTCAATGGGAAGACCTAGCGTGCTGGTGGGAGGCGGCTGCTAGTGCCCTGCTCTTAGGACTTGCAGGGTGGGACTGATAAGTCACTAAGCCAAGCCTACCAGCCTGCTGTCTGTAGGGATGGGGCCTGCTCTcaggcaaaggaaaaggagagagacagTGTCTGCTCCCACCGCAGCTAGAGGACTAGACCAGAGCCCTTCATTCTGCTGCTTCGCCCACCTGCCAAGAAGCAGGTGAGGTCTTCAGCTTGGAAGAAGCAGAGACAGGACTCTGCTGCATTTATCAGCTAAGCACAGAGCACGGCCTGGGCAACAGGAGCAACAGCTTCTTTGCCTCTCATCTTAGTCCAAAGCAAGCACAACCCATGTCTATCCTCTTTCAGAGGCCAGCTAGGACATAGAACAGCTAGGGCCCGCCCTGTGCAGACATCTTTTTCAGGAGGTTTGGCTCCATTTCCTAAGCCAGGTGATGGCAGCAGTTTCTTCTTGACCTCCATTTTTCCCCCAGGCAGCCTTAGGGCTGCTTCAGAAGCGGGTTGTGCTCTGGGTACTAGCAGCTCTTTGGAACAAAGTGCCAAGGCCctgcagcacaaccctctgcCATCCACCATCTTCCATCATCTGCGTGCCCTAGAGGGATCACTAAAGCAAAAAGAGAGTGCATGCAGCCATGGCTGAGAGGCTTAacatccccctgccccaggaaaAGCATCTCGGATGggcccctccctccctgctgccccaagGAGCAGCCACACTCTCTCCCCATGCTCCACACCCCTCATGGCCTTCATCAGTGGCCATGGCAGCTCTTCAGACTGCAGGGGGAAGGTCTGGCTGTGGTAAGAGAGGATCAAAACTCCCGgatctccttcccctcccagggCTCTTGCTGCTATCAacaggcagcaccagcagctcagACTCACCTTGCtcatctcctctctctcctctgcatgCATCCAGATTGGCTTGTGTTCATCTGCGTGGGGAAGAACGTAAGACAGCTCCGCTCACCACCTCGCCCTGTTGCTCTGCCACTCCCTCTGGGGCTCTGCCACCTGCACAGCCCAGCACTCTGtccccagagccagcagctcACCAGAGGGAAGCGACAAGGCTTCCAGATTCCCCTGGTCCCTGGGCCAGAGCCCCAAGAAAGGCAGCTGACATTGCAAggccagggcaggggaaggcaggaacAAGTCCTCCCATGGGGAAATGCCTGTGCCAGGTGTACAGGAGAAACTTTAGCCTACGCCTGGGAATGATTGTGCCACTTGCTATTCCTCCTTTTAGCCACAACTATTCCCAACCCAGTAAAGACTGACAGCCAGAGCTCTCCAAGACCTCTTCTGAGCGAAAAGGTAGAACAGCATAACACACTAGAATGGCAGTGTCTCAAGGGCTGCCCAAAGAAGGGGCCCTGCAAGGCATCCCATCCCTCTGCCAGGGGGATACCAGAACCAGCCAAGCCTAGGCTGAGATCCAGGAGACCAACTGCtcacccttccccagccccaacAGCTTCTGCTTTACAAACCATCCACAGAGCCAAACTCCTTCACGTGAGCACGGGTAAGGATCTCCTTATACAGCACCTCTGCATCTTTGTATTTGCCTTGCTTCAGGTAACAGGAGGCCTGCAACCAAGAAAACAGCTCCAGCCCCACTGGGCAACACAGGTTAACTCTGCCCCCCCTCTTGCAGCTATCTCTCTCCATCCTTCCAAGCACCAGGCAATGCTCACCTTTCCCATGGCACCACTCCCCATCCCCACATGGCCTCTCCCCAGGGTCTCACCAGGTTGTTCTTGGTCTTGGCCACATTGGGGTCATCAGGACCCAGGCAGCTCTCGTAGATCTCCAGGGCCCGGCAGTAATAGTACTCCACCTCGTCATACTTGCCCTGGTTCTGGCACAGCAGGGCTAGATTGTTCAGCTGCTTGGCGACATCAGGGTGGTCTTTGCCTAGGACCTGGGTAAAAAAGAGAAGCCACAAAAAGTCAACACTTAAAGACTGCAGCGTATTCTTGGAGTTAGTAGAACTGTAGTCCCTCCAGGACATGCCTATGTCAGACAGGAGCCAAAGACTCGGGAGGTAAAGAGGAGAAATTCCAGCTTCCACCTCCTGCCAGGCCTCTCTAAGGCTGCAACCACTGGAGAGACAGGAAAGgtggtgggagaagcagcagccaaagaGATTAGGTAGGTCCTGATCTCCCAGGTGCAGTGAGGTAATGGGGGAATACCCTCAGGGagagctggaaggaaggagaacaTGGGAGACCAGTACCTTCTCACGGATCTCCAGGGCTCGCTTACACAGTGGCTCTGCTTCTTTGTACTTCCCTCTCTTGCCATAAAGAACAGCCAGATTGTTCAAAGTTGCTGCCACCTGCAGAGACATAAGCATCTCcatgaaacaaagcagaatcCAGTGGGACCGAACAAGGGGTGCAAGCAGCAGTAACAGTGACTGTCCCATTTCCTTCATGCCTGCAGTACAGCTGATTCTGAAGAGAAGGAGGTCCAGAGGCAGGAGGCTACCCTGCCTACATTGCAGGATCCAGGAGAAGCCACCTCCTGACAGGCCATGCTGAACAAAACAGCAGGAAATACTGAAGTAGTAAAACAGAGCCCCACACCATATGAACAGCACCCCTCGCATCACAGAGCACACTGTTGTCTTTGATAGTCTGGCTGCAGACACACAATAAGGGCACCATTCGAgacccagcagcacccacacaTCAAGGGAAGTGACTGAAAGAGGAGGGAGACACTCACCGCTGGGTGGTCTTTGCCCAGAGTCTTCTCACGAATGGAGAGAGCATCATTCAAGAGGTGTGCTGCCTCTTTGTATTTATTCTGATCCCTGCAGTGCAAAGTCAACCAGTTATTCGGGATTTGGACACCACAGCCCATACGAAGCAGAACAGCGAACAACAGTCCTTCTTCCACACAGATCCAGCCCCCAAAGCCCTTTCATTTCTCCATTCCTCCCCACCTTAGCCAGTCCCTAGTTATATTAGGGAGTCCGGCGGGCCAGATACCTCATCTGTGCCAAAACCTTTCTGAAAGGCGAACCACTGGAAGCTGGGGGAGCTCCCTGTCAGCAGAATGCACTGTCCTGCTAAACGGGAGAGGCAGAAAGCTCTCCTGTCCCGGTTGTGCCCTCCCCACCGCCCAGTCCTGCACTCCCCACCATGCTCACCTGTACACTAGCGCCAGGATGTTGAGCATGGTGGCCACATCAGGGTGGTCGTGGCCTGATGTCTTCTCCAGGTCCTCCAGCGCCTGCTTGCAGAGCGGCACAGCCACCTCATAGCGTCCCTGTGAGGCGTACTGGATGACAAGGTTGTGGAGGGTGCGCAAGCGTGCGGGAATCTCATAGCCTCCCTGCTGGGCAGCTGCCACTGCActgctgtgctggtggggcACTGCAGGCACAGAGGAATAAACAGGGGCACAGTTGGCACAGCAGGCTTGAACAGAGACAGCCAGCAACCATGCATGAGCAAACACTTACATCCAGGACCatgctcctcctcctcattcGGGAATAGATCATCCAGAGAGTCCTTAGCAGAGTcgccctccttctcctcctgagAGGATGGGAATCACAATACTGTTGGTTCTCAGAGGatacagcagcagcctgggctgaGTCAGCTGCCAAACTCTCCTCCTTGCTGCAGCCCACTAACACCTCCAACTTCCCCTGTTGTCTCTGCCAccatcttcccccccccaacaaaactAATAAAGCCAAATTTTCCTAGCACATCCTGGCATGCTACTCCATGTTCTTCCAGAGACTCTTGCCCATGCAGGCTCCCTTCAGTTACAGGCATTGCTGTGCACGGTagctgggaaggggaaaaatccAGGGCAATGCTATCGCACCTAGGCAATCCTGTTGGTCcagcctcccccacccccaaaggTGGCTGCTCAACATACCGAAGGCGAGACATCCTCATCATACTTCTTCAGCTGGTTCATGAACTCAAGgtgtttcttctcctcctccagctgagcCACAGTTTGTTCACTACgctgcagcttctgctgggTGT
It encodes:
- the KLC4 gene encoding kinesin light chain 4 isoform X2, which encodes MSTMVYPREEKLDKLSQEEIISNTKLVMQGLEALKNEHNSILHSLLETIKCLKKDEEANLVHEKSNLLRKSVEMIELGLGEAQVMMALSNHLNAVESEKQKLRAQVRRLCQENQWLRDELANTQQKLQRSEQTVAQLEEEKKHLEFMNQLKKYDEDVSPSEEKEGDSAKDSLDDLFPNEEEEHGPGLPHQHSSAVAAAQQGGYEIPARLRTLHNLVIQYASQGRYEVAVPLCKQALEDLEKTSGHDHPDVATMLNILALVYRDQNKYKEAAHLLNDALSIREKTLGKDHPAVAATLNNLAVLYGKRGKYKEAEPLCKRALEIREKVLGKDHPDVAKQLNNLALLCQNQGKYDEVEYYYCRALEIYESCLGPDDPNVAKTKNNLASCYLKQGKYKDAEVLYKEILTRAHVKEFGSVDDEHKPIWMHAEEREEMSKSKHRDSAPYAEYGGWYKACKVSSPTVNTTLRNLGALYRRQGKLEAAETLEECAVRSRRQGIDPINQTKVVEILKEGDGTERRRSLGGSVKYENATDGSEEDGSGTLQRSSSLGKIRDVIRRSSEMLVKKLQGNGPLEPRNTSMKRAASLNYLHKSSDASFEGTQGLRAESRGLSASSMDLSSHSSLLSSN
- the KLC4 gene encoding kinesin light chain 4 isoform X4, which produces MSTMVYPREEKLDKLSQEEIISNTKLVMQGLEALKNEHNSILHSLLETIKCLKKDEEANLVHEKSNLLRKSVEMIELGLGEAQVMMALSNHLNAVESEKQKLRAQVRRLCQENQWLRDELANTQQKLQRSEQTVAQLEEEKKHLEFMNQLKKYDEDVSPSEEKEGDSAKDSLDDLFPNEEEEHGPGLPHQHSSAVAAAQQGGYEIPARLRTLHNLVIQYASQGRYEVAVPLCKQALEDLEKTSGHDHPDVATMLNILALVYRDQNKYKEAAHLLNDALSIREKTLGKDHPAVAATLNNLAVLYGKRGKYKEAEPLCKRALEIREKVLGKDHPDVAKQLNNLALLCQNQGKYDEVEYYYCRALEIYESCLGPDDPNVAKTKNNLASCYLKQGKYKDAEVLYKEILTRAHVKEFGSVDDEHKPIWMHAEEREEMSKSKHRDSAPYAEYGGWYKACKVSSPTVNTTLRNLGALYRRQGKLEAAETLEECAVRSRRQGIDPINQTKVVEILKEGDGTERRRSLGGSVKYENATDGSEEA
- the KLC4 gene encoding kinesin light chain 4 isoform X3 gives rise to the protein MSTMVYPREEKLDKLSQEEIISNTKLVMQGLEALKNEHNSILHSLLETIKCLKKDEEANLVHEKSNLLRKSVEMIELGLGEAQVMMALSNHLNAVESEKQKLRAQVRRLCQENQWLRDELANTQQKLQRSEQTVAQLEEEKKHLEFMNQLKKYDEDVSPSEEKEGDSAKDSLDDLFPNEEEEHGPGLPHQHSSAVAAAQQGGYEIPARLRTLHNLVIQYASQGRYEVAVPLCKQALEDLEKTSGHDHPDVATMLNILALVYRDQNKYKEAAHLLNDALSIREKTLGKDHPAVAATLNNLAVLYGKRGKYKEAEPLCKRALEIREKVLGKDHPDVAKQLNNLALLCQNQGKYDEVEYYYCRALEIYESCLGPDDPNVAKTKNNLASCYLKQGKYKDAEVLYKEILTRAHVKEFGSVDDEHKPIWMHAEEREEMSKSKHRDSAPYAEYGGWYKACKVSSPTVNTTLRNLGALYRRQGKLEAAETLEECAVRSRRQGIDPINQTKVVEILKEGDGTERRRSLGGSVKYENATDGSEEVSMGVEWSGA